The Halorhabdus sp. BNX81 genome includes a region encoding these proteins:
- a CDS encoding SDR family NAD(P)-dependent oxidoreductase, which yields MTADEALEKYGPSETTRADFLEIDDPNYAPENVAIVTGGGAGIGRATAHAFAANGLTVVATDRDEAGLADTRSKAAAMDLPGEVVTVAGDLADDDALERIVDRAGEHGSLRYLINNAGIQTVAPIEAFPIEKYDLMHDVMQRAPLVLSKHCLPHFRANDDGRGVVGNMCSVHGHIVTRDKVAYNTIKFGLRGLTQSIAAEGEGQVRAFSVSTAYVKTALVAKQLPDTADRRGMTVKEVVENVMLERTRVKEMMEPYEVANLFVMGCSEHSNHLNGGDMTHEGGMSLTY from the coding sequence ATGACTGCCGACGAAGCCCTGGAGAAGTACGGGCCCAGCGAGACGACTCGGGCGGATTTCCTGGAGATCGACGATCCGAACTACGCCCCCGAGAACGTCGCCATCGTCACGGGTGGCGGGGCGGGGATCGGGCGCGCGACCGCCCACGCGTTCGCGGCGAACGGCCTGACCGTTGTCGCCACTGACCGGGACGAAGCGGGACTCGCGGACACGCGATCAAAAGCGGCTGCCATGGATCTTCCGGGGGAAGTCGTCACCGTCGCCGGGGACCTGGCCGACGACGACGCGCTCGAACGGATCGTCGATCGGGCGGGCGAGCACGGATCGCTCCGGTACCTGATCAACAACGCGGGGATCCAGACCGTCGCCCCCATCGAGGCGTTCCCGATCGAGAAGTACGACCTGATGCACGACGTGATGCAGCGCGCGCCGCTCGTGCTGAGCAAACACTGTCTCCCGCACTTCAGAGCGAACGACGACGGCCGCGGCGTCGTGGGCAACATGTGCTCGGTCCACGGTCACATCGTCACCCGGGACAAAGTGGCCTACAACACCATCAAGTTCGGCCTCCGTGGACTGACCCAGTCGATCGCCGCCGAGGGCGAGGGGCAGGTCCGGGCCTTTTCGGTCAGTACGGCCTACGTCAAGACCGCACTCGTCGCGAAGCAACTCCCCGACACCGCCGACCGACGCGGAATGACCGTCAAGGAGGTCGTCGAGAACGTCATGCTCGAACGCACCCGCGTCAAGGAGATGATGGAACCCTACGAGGTCGCGAACCTCTTCGTGATGGGGTGTTCGGAACACAGCAACCACCTCAACGGGGGCGACATGACCCACGAGGGTGGGATGAGTCTGACATACTGA